GCGACAGCACCGTGAAGCGGGTGGCGGCAGACCTCAAGGCCTTGCGCAAGCCGTTCGTGGTCAAGCCGATGCGCGGCTCGCTCGGCAAGGGCGTGAGCGTGAAGATCGACGGCACCGACGAACTGGCCGAAGCGGTCGAGTTCGCGCGCCGGACGCACAAGACGACCCTGATCGAGGAATTCATCGCGGGCACGAACTACCGCATCAATGTCTTCCAGGAGCAGGTGCTGGATGTCATCGAGCGCATTCCTGCCTATGTCGTCGGCGACGGCAAAGCCACGATCCGCGAGCTCATCGGCGCGAAGAACCGCAACAGGGAGACGCTCGGCCTCAAGCCCATTCGCATAGACCACGAACTGAGGCGCATCGTCAGGGCCCGGGGCCTCACGCTGCGCAGCGTGCCCGCGCGCAACAAGCGGGTGGAGCTGCGTCTGAACAGCAACATGAGCGCGGGCGGCGAATCGCATCGAGTCGACCTGCGCCGCGAGGTGCACCCGGACAACCTGAAGATGTTCGTCGAAGCGGCCCGGGAGCTCGGCCTCACGCTCGGGGGGATCGATTTCATCACGCCCGACATCTCCCAGTCCTGGCGCAGCATCCCCTGCGCGATCAACGAGATCAACCGGGCGCCCTCGCTCGATATCCACTACTTCGCCGACTTCGCCATGAACAACGTGGTCGGGGAGAAGATCCTCGGCAAGCTCCAGCGCGCGATCCGCTAGCCGCGACACGCGGACGCCGATGCCCGCGCCCGACGACGAGGAGAACGACGAGCGCCGCGACTGGCCGGAGGGCCTCGTGGCCGTCGGCGGCTCGCTCGACCCAGACAGCCTGCTCGCCGCCTACTGCGCCGGGGTCTTCCCCTGGTCGTCCGAGCCGCAGATCACATGGTGGTCGCCCGAGCCGCGCGTGATCTTCGACCTCGCGAGCTGGCAGCCGCATCGCAGTGTCGCGCGCAGCGCGCGCCGTGCCGGCTGGCGCTTCACCACCGACCGCGATTTCACCGGCGTCATGCGCGCCTGCGCCGCGCCGGCACCGAACCGCGAGAGCACATGGATCGGCGAGGACTTCATCGCCGCGTATACGGAGCTCCACCGCCGCGGTTACGGCCACAGCGTCGAGGTCTGGGAAGGCGACACGCTGGTCGGCGGGATCTACGGCCTGGCGATCGGCGCGTTCTTCGGCGGCGAGTCGATGTTCCATCGCCGCACCGACGCCTCCAAGGCCGCGCTGGCGCACCTCGTCACGCATCTGCGCACACGCGGCTACGAGCTCTTCGACGCGCAGGCCCGCAACCCCCACCTCATGCGCCTCGGCGCGGTGGCGATTCCGCGACAGGAGTACCTGCAACGCCTGCGCCGCGCGCTGAAGCGCCGCGTCAACTGGAGTTGACGTGTTCTGATCGTGGCCCGGCCCCGCGCACTGATCTGCGGCCGGGCGCGGCCGCTGGCAGCATCCGCGCTGCGGGCTGCAGCGCCAGTCGCCACGACGAGGCGCAAGGAATACGGCAACCTGCTGCAGGCCCTGCCGCCTGACCCGGGAGTCATCACCCGATGCGTAAGCCCCTCGCGACCGCACTCGCCCTGCTTGCCGTCATCGTCGCAGGCACCCTCCTCTATATATATGGCTTCCTGCCACGGCAGCGGCCGGCGCCGGATTTCCGCGTCGTGCCCACCCCGGAGCTGCTCGCGCGCGGCGACTACCTGGTCAACCATGTGCTCCTCTGCAACGACTGCCATTCCGAGCGCGACTGGACGCTGTTCAGCGGACCGGCCCGGCCGCCGCTCGGCGCCGGGCGGCCGTGCATGGACGAGAACACGAAGGCGGTCGGGATCGACTTCGGCATGGGCGGGTTCCCGGGCCGGCTGTGTATCCGCAACATCACGCCCGACGTCGAGACGGGCATCGGCGGGTGGAGCGACGGGGAAATCGTGCGCGCGATCCGCGAGGGCGTGAGCCGCAACGGCGAGGCGCTCTTCCCCATCATGCCGTGGTTCATGTACACGCAGCTCGCCGATGAGGATGCCGCGGCGGTGATCGCGTTCCTCCGCGCCCAGCCGCCGGTGAAATCCTTCCGCCCCGACCGCCGGCTCGACTTCCCGCTCAACATCGTCTTCCGCTTCTATCCGCGGCCGCTCGACGGCCCCGTGGCCGCGCCCCCGCGCAGCAACACCGTCGCCTATGGCCGGTACCTCAGCAGGATCGCGCGCTGCGAGTTCTGCC
This genomic interval from Gammaproteobacteria bacterium contains the following:
- a CDS encoding ATP-grasp domain-containing protein, whose translation is MLQRYTKNIDFDLYRNAAEQVGLPFVPVLGEKEPFGYFVLGKKRLYLQRNKLGVNNNVSAAIARNKNRTYAILRRFELPCPRSVVLTSDSTVKRVAADLKALRKPFVVKPMRGSLGKGVSVKIDGTDELAEAVEFARRTHKTTLIEEFIAGTNYRINVFQEQVLDVIERIPAYVVGDGKATIRELIGAKNRNRETLGLKPIRIDHELRRIVRARGLTLRSVPARNKRVELRLNSNMSAGGESHRVDLRREVHPDNLKMFVEAARELGLTLGGIDFITPDISQSWRSIPCAINEINRAPSLDIHYFADFAMNNVVGEKILGKLQRAIR
- the aat gene encoding leucyl/phenylalanyl-tRNA--protein transferase, which gives rise to MPAPDDEENDERRDWPEGLVAVGGSLDPDSLLAAYCAGVFPWSSEPQITWWSPEPRVIFDLASWQPHRSVARSARRAGWRFTTDRDFTGVMRACAAPAPNRESTWIGEDFIAAYTELHRRGYGHSVEVWEGDTLVGGIYGLAIGAFFGGESMFHRRTDASKAALAHLVTHLRTRGYELFDAQARNPHLMRLGAVAIPRQEYLQRLRRALKRRVNWS
- a CDS encoding cytochrome C, which codes for MRKPLATALALLAVIVAGTLLYIYGFLPRQRPAPDFRVVPTPELLARGDYLVNHVLLCNDCHSERDWTLFSGPARPPLGAGRPCMDENTKAVGIDFGMGGFPGRLCIRNITPDVETGIGGWSDGEIVRAIREGVSRNGEALFPIMPWFMYTQLADEDAAAVIAFLRAQPPVKSFRPDRRLDFPLNIVFRFYPRPLDGPVAAPPRSNTVAYGRYLSRIARCEFCHTARERGRLVPVADRLMAGGVPFVMGTRTQHSMNLTPHESGIGPWTREMFIGRFRLHTAPFPVTEEENTEMDWIAFSGMTDADLGAIWDYLRSLPPLPARLLERAD